In Symphalangus syndactylus isolate Jambi chromosome 14, NHGRI_mSymSyn1-v2.1_pri, whole genome shotgun sequence, one DNA window encodes the following:
- the FASN gene encoding fatty acid synthase isoform X2 — MEEVVIAGMSGKLPESENLQEFWDNLIGGVDMVTDDDRRWKAGLYGLPRRSGKLKDLSRFDASFFGVHPKQAHTMDPQLRLLLEVTYEAIVDGGINPDSLRGTHTGVWVGVSGSETSEALSRDPETLMGYSMVGCQRAMMANRLSFFFDFRGPSIALDTACSSSLMALQNAYQAIHSGQCPAAIVGGINILLKPNTSVQFLRLGMLSPEGTCKAFDAAGDGYCRSEGVVAVLLTKKSLARRVYATILNAGTNTDGFKEQGVTFPSGDIQEQLIRSLYQSAGVAPESFEYIEAHGTGTKVGDPQELNGITRALCATRQEPLLIGSTKSNMGHPEPVSGLAALAKVLLSLEHGLWAPNLHFHSPSPEIPALSDGRLQVVAQPLPVRGGNVGINSFGFGGSNVHVILRPNTQPPPAPAPHTTLPRLLRASGRTPEAVQKLLEQGLQHSQDLAFLSMLNDIAAVPTTAMPFRGYAMLGGERGGPEVQQVPAGKRPLWFICSGMGTQWRGMGLSLMRLDRFRDSILRSDEAVKPFGLKVSQLLLSTDEGTFDDIVHSFVSLTAIQIGLIDLLSCVGLRPDGIIGHSLGEVACGYADGCLSQEEAVLAAYWRGQCIKEAHLPPGAMAAVGLSWEECKQRCPPGVVPACHNSKDTVTISGPQAPVFEFVEQLRKEGVFAKEVRTGGMAFHSYFMEAIAPPLLQALKKVIREPKPRSARWLSTSIPEAQWHGSLARTSSAEYNVNNLVSPVLFQEALWHVPEHAVVLEVAPHALLQAVLKRGLKPSCTIIPLMKKDHRDNLEFFLTGIGRLHLSGIDANPNALFPPVEFPAPRGTPLISPLIKWDHSLTWDVPAAEDFPNGSGSPSAAVYNIDTSSESPDHYLVDHTLDGRVIFPATGYLSIVWKTLARALGLAIEQLPVVFEDVVLHQATILPKTGTVSLEVRLLEASRAFEVSENGNLIVSGKVYQWDDPDPRLFDLPESPTPNPAEPLFLAQAEVYRELCLRGYDYGPHFQGILEASLEGDSGRLLWKDNWVSFMDTMLQMSILGLAKHGLHLPTRITAIHIDPATHRQKLYTLQDKAQVADVVVSRWLSVTVAGGVHISRLHTESAPRRQQEQQVPILEKFCFTPHMEEGCLSERTALQEELQLCKGLAQALQTKVTQQGLKMAVPGLDGAQVPRDPSQQELPRLLWAACRLQLNGNLQLELAQVLAQERPKLPEDPLLSGLLDSPALKACLDTAFENMPSPKMKVVEVLAGHGHLYSRIPGLLSPHPLLQLSYTATDRHPQALEAAQAELQQHDVAQGQWDPADPAPSALGSADLLVCNCAVAALGDPASALSNMVAALREGGFLLLHTLLRGHPLGDTMAFLTSAEPQYGQGILSQDAWESLFSRVSLRLVGLKKSFYGSTLFLCRRPAPQGSPIFLPIDDTSFRWVESLKGILADEDSSQPVWLKAINCATSGVVGLVNCLRQELGGHRLRCVLLSNLSSTSRVPEVDPGSAELQKVLQGDLVMNVYRDGAWGAFRHFLLEEDKPEELTAHAFVTTLTRGDLSSIRWVCSSLRHAQPTHPGAQLCTVYYASLNFRDIMLATGKLSPDAIPGKWTSQDSLLGMEFSGRDASGKRVMGLVPAEGLATSVLLSPDFLWDVPSNWTLEEAASVPVVYSTAYYALVVRGRVRPGETVLIHSGSGGVGQAAIAIALSLGCRVFTTVGSAEKRVYLQARFPQLDSTSFANSRDTSFEQHVLRHTGGKGVDLVLNSLAEEKLQASVRCLAMHGRFLEIGKFDLSQNHPLGMAIFLKNVTFHGVLLDAFFNGSSADWREVSALVQAGIRDGVVRPLKCTVFPGAQVEDAFRYMAQGKHIGKVVVQVLAEEPEAVLKGAKPKLMSAISKTFCPAHKSYIITGGLGGFGLELAQWLIQRGVQKLVLTSRSGIRTGYQAKQVRRWRRQGVQVQVSTSNVSSLEGARGLIAEAAQLGPVGGVFNLAVVLRDALLENQTPEFFQDVCKPKYSGTLNLDRVTREACPELDYFVVFSSVSSGRGNAGQSNYGFANSAMERICEKRRHEGLPGLAVQWGAIGDVGLLADMSINDTVIGGTLPQRMASCLEVLDLFLNQPHMVLSSFVLAEKAAAYGDRDSQQDVVEAVAHILGIRDLAAVNLDSSLADLGLDSLMSVEVRQTLERELNLVLSVREVRQLTLRKLQELSSKADAANELASPTPKEDGLAQQQTQLNLRSLLVNPEGPTLMRLNSVQSSERPLFLVHPIEGSTTVFHSLASRLSIPTYGLQCTRAAPLDSIHSLAAYYIDCIRQVQPEGPYRVAGYSYGACVAFEMCSQLQAQQSPAPTHNSLFLFDGSPTYVLAYTQSYRAKLTPGCEAEAETEAICFFVQQFTDMEHNKVLEALLPLKGLEERVAAAVDLIIKSHQGLDRQELSFAALSFYYKLRAAEQYTPKAKYHGNVMLLRAKTGGAYGEDLGADYNLSQVCDGKVSIHVIEGDHRTLLEGSGLESIVSIIHSSLAEPRVSVREG; from the exons ATGGAGGAGGTGGTGATTGCCGGCATGTCCGGGAAGCTGCCGGAGTCAGAGAACTTGCAGGAGTTCTGGGACAACCTCATCGGCGGTGTGGACATGGTCACGGACGACGACCGTCGCTGGAAGGCGG GGCTCTACGGCCTGCCCCGGCGGTCCGGCAAGCTGAAGGACCTGTCTAGGTTTGATGCCTCCTTCTTCGGAGTCCACCCCAAGCAGGCACACACGATGGACCCTCAGCTGCGGCTGCTGCTGGAGGTCACCTATGAAGCCATCGTGGACGGAG GCATCAACCCAGATTCACTTCGAGGGACACACACTGGCGTCTGGGTGGGCGTGAGCGGCTCTGAGACCTCGGAGGCCCTGAGCCGAGACCCTGAAACACTCATGGGCTACAGCATGGTGGGCTGCCAGCGAGCCATGATGGCCAACCGGCTCTCCTTCTTCTTCGACTTCAGAG GGCCCAGCATCGCCCTGGACACGGCCTGCTCCTCCAGCCTGATGGCCCTGCAGAACGCCTACCAGGCCATCCACAGCGGGCAGTGCCCTGCCGCCATCGTGGGGGGCATCAACATCCTGCTGAAGCCCAACACCTCCGTGCAGTTCTTGAGGCTGGGGATGCTCAGCCCCGAGGGCACCTGCAAGGCTTTTGATGCAGCAG GGGACGGGTACTGCCGCTCAGAGGGTGTGGTGGCCGTCCTGCTGACCAAGAAGTCCCTGGCCCGGCGGGTGTATGCCACCATCCTGAACGCCGGCACCAATACAGATGGCTTCAAGGAGCAAG GCGTGACCTTCCCCTCAGGGGATATCCAGGAGCAGCTCATCCGTTCGTTGTACCAGTCAGCCGGAGTGGCCCCTGAGTCGTTTGAGTACATCGAAGCCCACGGCACAGGCACCAAG GTGGGCGACCCCCAGGAGCTGAATGGCATCACCCGAGCCCTGTGCGCCACCCGCCAGGAGCCACTGCTCATCGGCTCCACCAAGTCCAACATGGGGCACCCGGAGCCAGTCTCGGGGCTGGCAGCCCTGGCCAAG GTGTTGCTGTCCCTAGAGCACGGGCTCTGGGCCCCCAACCTGCACTTCCACAGCCCCAGCCCAGAGATCCCAGCGCTGTCGGATGGGCGGCTGCAAGTGGTGGCCCAGCCCCTGCCCGTCCGTGGCGGCAACGTGGGCATCAACTCCTTTGGCTTCGGGGGCTCCAACGTGCACGTCATCCTGAGGCCCAACACGCAGCCGCCCCCGGCACCCGCCCCACACACCACCCTGCCCCGTCTGCTGCGGGCCAGCGGACGCACCCCCGAGGCCGTGCAGAAGCTGCTGGAGCAGGGCCTCCAGCACAGCCAGGACCTGGCTTTTCTGAGTATGCTGAACGACATCGCGGCCGTCCCCACCACCGCCATGCCCTTCCGTGGCTACGCCATGCTGGGTGGTGAGCGCGGTGGCCCAGAGGTGCAGCAGGTGCCCGCTGGCAAGCGCCCACTCTGGTTCATCTGCTCTG GGATGGGGACACAGTGGCGTGGGATGGGGCTGAGCCTCATGCGCCTGGACCGCTTCCGAGATTCCATCCTGCGCTCCGATGAGGCTGTGAAGCCGTTTGGCCTGAAAGTGTCACAGCTGCTGCTGAGCACAGACGAGGGCACCTTTGATGACATTGTCCATTCCTTCGTGAGCCTGACCGCCATCCAG ATAGGCCTCATAGACCTGCTGAGCTGCGTGGGGCTGAGGCCAGATGGCATCATCGGCCACTCCCTGGGGGAGGTGGCCTGTGGCTATGCCGACGGCTGCCTGTCCCAGGAGGAGGCCGTCCTCGCTGCCTACTGGAGGGGACAGTGCATCAAAGAAGCCCATCTCCCGCCAGGCGCCATGGCAGCCGTGG GCTTGTCCTGGGAGGAATGTAAACAGCGCTGCCCCCCGGGCGTGGTGCCCGCCTGCCACAACTCCAAGGACACAGTCACCATCTCGGGACCTCAG GCCCCGGTGTTTGAGTTCGTGGAGCAGCTGAGGAAGGAGGGTGTGTTTGCCAAGGAGGTGCGGACCGGTGGTATGGCCTTCCACTCCTACTTCATGGAGGCCATCGCACCCCCACTGCTGCAGGCGCTCAAGAAG GTGATCCGGGAGCCAAAGCCACGTTCAGCCCGCTGGCTCAGCACCTCTATCCCCGAGGCCCAGTGGCACGGCAGCCTGGCACGCACGTCCTCCGCCGAGTACAATGTCAACAACCTGGTGAGCCCTGTGCTGTTCCAGGAGGCCCTGTGGCACGTGCCTGAGCATGCAGTGGTGCTGGAGGTCGCGCCCCATGCCCTGCTGCAG GCTGTCCTGAAGCGTGGCCTGAAGCCGAGCTGCACCATCATCCCCCTGATGAAAAAGGATCACAGGGACAACCTGGAGTTCTTCCTCACCGGCATCGGCAGGCTGCACCTCTCAGG CATTGACGCCAACCCCAATGCCTTGTTCCCGCCTGTGGAGTTTCCAGCTCCCCGAGGAACCCCCCTCATCTCCCCACTCATCAAGTGGGACCACAGCCTGACCTGGGACGTGCCAGCCGCCGAGGACTTCCCCAACGGCTCTGGCTCCCCCTCGGCCGCCGTCTACAACATCG ACACCAGCTCCGAGTCTCCTGACCACTACCTGGTGGACCACACCCTCGATGGTCGCGTCATCTTCCCCGCCACCGGCTACCTGAGCATAGTGTGGAAGACGCTGGCCCGCGCCCTGGGCCTGGCCATTGAGCAGCTGCCTGTGGTGTTTGAGGACGTGGTGCTGCACCAGGCCACCATCCTGCCCAAGACTG GGACTGTGTCCCTGGAGGTACGGCTCCTGGAGGCCTCCCGCGCCTTTGAGGTGTCAGAGAACGGCAACCTGATAGTGAGTG GGAAGGTGTACCAGTGGGATGACCCTGACCCCAGGCTCTTCGACCTCCCGGAgagccccacccccaaccccgcgGAGCCCCTCTtcctggcccaggctgaagtttaCAGGGAGCTGTGTCTGCGCGGCTACGACTACGGCCCTCACTTCCAGGGCATCCTGGAGGCCAGCCTGGAAG GTGACTCAGGGAGGCTGCTGTGGAAGGATAACTGGGTGAGCTTCATGGACACCATGCTGCAGATGTCCATCCTGGGCTTGGCCAAGCACGGCCTGCACCTGCCCACCCGCATCACCGCCATCCACATTGACCCTGCCACCCACAGGCAGAAACTGTACACGCTGCAGGACAAGGCCCAAG TGGCTGACGTGGTGGTGAGCAGGTGGCTGAGCGTCACAGTGGCCGGAGGCGTCCACATCTCCCGGCTCCACACTGAGTCTGCCCCACGGCGGCAGCAGGAGCAGCAGGTGCCCATCCTGGAGAAGTTTTGCTTCACTCCCCACATGGAGGAGGGATGCCTGTCTGAGCGCACTGCCCTGCAGGAGGAGCTGCAACTGTGCAAGG ggctGGCGCAGGCACTGCAGACCAAGGTGACCCAGCAGGGGCTGAAGATGGCGGTGCCCGGACTGGATGGGGCCCAGGTCCCCCGGGATCCCTCACAGCAGGAACTGCCCCGGCTATTGTGGGCTGCCTGCAGGCTTCAGCTCAACGGGAACCTGCAGCTGGAGCTGGCACAGGTGCTGGCCCAGGAGAGGCCCAAGCTGCCAGAGGACCCTCTGCTCAGCGGCCTCCTGGACTCCCCGGCACTCAAGGCCTGCCTGGACACTGCCTTTGAGAATATGCCCAGCCCGAAGATgaaggtggtggag GTGCTGGCTGGCCACGGTCACCTGTATTCCCGCATCCCAGGCCTGCTCAGCCCCCATCCCCTGCTGCAGCTGAGCTACACGGCCACTGACCGCCACCCCCAGGCCCTGGAGGCTGCCCAGGCCGAGCTGCAGCAGCACGACGTTGCCCAGGGCCAGTGGGACCCCGCAGACCCTGCCCCCAGCGCCCTGGGCAGCGCTGACCTCCTGGTGTGCAACTGTGCTGTGGCTGCCCTCGGGGACCCGGCCTCAGCTCTCAGCAACATGGTGGCTGCCCTGAGAGAAGGGGGCTTCCTGCTGCTGCACACACTGCTCCGGGGGCACCCCCTGGGGGACACCATGGCCTTCCTCACCTCCGCTGAGCCGCAGTATGGCCAGGGCATCCTGAGCCAG GACGCGTGGGAGAGCCTCTTCTCCAGGGTGTCGCTGCGCCTGGTGGGCCTGAAGAAGTCCTTCTACGGCTCCACACTCTTCCTGTGCCGCCGGCCCGCCCCGCAGGGCAGCCCCATCTTCCTGCCCATAGACGACACCAGCTTCCGATGGGTGGAGTCTCTGAAG GGCATCCTGGCTGACGAAGACTCCTCCCAGCCCGTGTGGCTGAAGGCCATCAACTGTGCCACCTCGGGCGTGGTGGGCTTGGTGAACTGTCTCCGCCAAGAGCTCGGCGGGCACCGCCTCCG ATGTGTGCTGCTCTCCAACCTGAGCAGCACCTCCCGCGTCCCGGAGGTGGACCCGGGCTCCGCAGAACTGCAGAAGGTGTTGCAGGGAGACCTGGTGATGAACGTCTACCGCGATGGAGCCTGGGGGGCCTTCCGCCACTTCCTGCTGGAGGAGG ACAAGCCTGAGGAGCTGACGGCACACGCCTTTGTGACCACCCTCACCCGGGGGGACCTGTCCTCCATCCGCTGGGTCTGCTCCTCGCTGCGCCACGCCCAGCCCACCCACCCTGGCGCCCAGCTCTGCACAGTCTACTACGCCTCCCTCAACTTCCGTGACATCATGCTGGCCACTGGCAAGCTGTCCCCTGATGCCATCCCAG GGAAGTGGACCTCCCAGGACAGCCTGTTAGGCATGGAGTTCTCAGGCCGAGATGCCAGCGGCAAGCGTGTGATGGGACTGGTGCCTGCCGAGGGCCTGGCCACCTCTGTCTTGCTGTCACCAGACTTCCTCTGGGATGTGCCCTCCAACTG GACCCTGGAGGAGGCGGCCTCAGTGCCTGTTGTCTACAGCACAGCCTACTACGCACTGGTGGTGCGCGGGCGGGTGCGCCCTGGGGAGACGGTGCTCATCCACTCGGGCTCAGGCGGCGTGGGCCAGGCCGCCATCGCCATCGCCCTCAGTCTGGGCTGCCGCGTCTTCACCACCGTGG GGTCGGCTGAGAAGCGGGTGTACCTCCAGGCCAGGTTCCCCCAGCTCGACAGCACCAGCTTCGCCAACTCCCGGGACACGTCCTTCGAGCAGCATGTGCTGCGGCACACGGGCGGGAAGG GTGTtgacctggtcttgaactccttggcggAAGAGAAGCTGCAGGCCAGCGTGAGGTGCTTGGCTATGCACGGTCGCTTCCTGGAAATTGGCAAATTCGACCTTTCTCAGAACCACCCACTCG GCATGGCCATCTTCCTAAAGAACGTGACATTCCATGGGGTCCTGCTGGATGCGTTCTTCAACGGGAGCAGTGCTGACTGGCGGGAGGTGTCGGCGCTTGTGCAGGCCGGTATCCGGGATGGGGTGGTACGGCCCCTCAAGTGCACGGTGTTCCCCGGGGCCCAGGTGGAGGACGCCTTCCGCTACATGGCCCAAGGGAAGCACATTGGCAAAGTCGTCGTGCAG GTGCTTGCGGAGGAGCCGGAGGCAGTGCTGAAGGGGGCCAAACCCAAGCTGATGTCGGCCATCTCCAAGACCTTCTGCCCGGCCCACAAGAGCTACATCATCACTGGTGGTCTGGGTGGCTTCGGCCTGGAGTTGGCGCAGTGGCTGATACAGCGCGGGGTGCAGAAGCTCGTGTTGACCTCTCGCTCTGGGATCCGGACAG GCTACCAGGCCAAGCAGGTCCGCCGGTGGAGGCGCCAGGGCGTACAGGTGCAGGTGTCCACCAGCAACGTCAGCTCACTGGAGGGGGCCCGGGGCCTCATTGCCGAGGCGGCGCAGCTTGGGCCCGTGGGCGGCGTCTTCAACCTGGCCGTG GTCTTGAGAGACGCCTTGCTGGAGAACCAGACCCCAGAGTTCTTCCAGGACGTCTGCAAGCCCAAGTACAGCGGCACCCTGAACCTGGACAG GGTGACCCGAGAGGCGTGCCCTGAGCTGGACTACTTTGTGGTCTTCTCCTCTGTGAGTTCCGGACGCGGCAATGCGGGACAGAGCAACTACGGCTTTGCCAATTCCGCCATGGAGCGCATCTGTGAGAAACGCCGGCACGAAGGCCTCCCAG GCCTGGCCGTGCAGTGGGGCGCCATCGGCGACGTGGGCCTTTTGGCGGATATGAGCATCAACGACACGGTCATCGGTGGCACGCTGCCCCAGCGCATGGCCTCCTGCCTGGAGGTGCTGGACCTCTTCCTGAACCAGCCCCACATGGTCCTGAGCAGCTTCGTGCTGGCTGAGAAGGCTGCGGCCTACGGGGACAGGGACAGCCAGCAGGACGTGGTGGAGGCCGTGGCACACATCCTGG GCATCCGCGACTTGGCCGCTGTCAACCTGGACAGCTCACTGGCGGACCTGGGCCTGGACTCACTCATGAGCGTGGAGGTGCGTCAGACACTGGAGCGTGAGCTCAACCTGGTGCTCTCTGTGCGCGAGGTGCGGCAGCTCACGCTCCGGAAACTGCAGGAGCTGTCCTCAAAGGCGGATGCAGCCAACG AGCTGGCATCCCCCACGCCCAAGGAGGATGGTCTGGCCCAGCAGCAGACTCAGCTGAACCTGCGCTCCCTGCTGGTGAACCCGGAGGGCCCCACCCTGATGCGGCTCAACTCGGTGCAGAGCTCGGAGCGGCCCCTGTTCCTGGTGCACCCAATCGAGGGCTCCACCACCGTGTTCCACAGCCTGGCCTCCCGGCTCAGCATCCCCACCTATGGCCTGCAGTGCACCCGAG CTGCACCCCTCGACAGCATCCACAGCCTGGCTGCCTACTACATCGACTGCATCAGGCAGGTGCAGCCCGAGGGCCCCTACCGCGTGGCCGGCTACTCCTACGGGGCCTGCGTGGCCTTTGAAATGTGCTCCCAGCTGCAGGCCCAGCAGAGCCCGGCCCCCACCCACAACAGCCTCTTCCTGTTCGACGGCTCGCCCACCTACGTACTGGCCTACACCCAG AGCTACCGGGCGAAGCTGACCCCAGGCTGTGAGGCTGAGGCCGAGACGGAGGCCATATGCTTCTTCGTGCAGCAGTTCACGGACATGGAGCACAACAAG GTGCTGGAGGCGCTGCTGCCGCTGAAGGGCCTGGAGGAGCGTGTGGCAGCCGCCGTGGACCTGATCATCAAGAGCCACCAAGGCCTGGACCGCCAGGAGCTGAGCTTCGCGGCCCTGTCCTTCTACTACAAGCTGCGTGCCGCTGAGCAGTACACACCCAAGGCCAAGTACCACGGCAACGTGATGCTACTGCGCGCCAAGACGGGTGGCGCCTACGGCGAGGACCTGGGCGCGGACTACAACCTCTCCCAG GTATGTGATGGGAAAGTATCTATCCACGTCATCGAGGGCGACCACCGTACgctgctggagggcagtggcctggAGTCCATCGTCAGCATCATCCACAGCTCCCTGGCTGAGCCACGTGTGAGCGTGCGGGAGGGCTAG